The sequence taatatttctcaaaaattttcGAAGCTTACATCTCTCCAGATATTGCATTTAAGAGGTTATGTGTTCCAGGAACTTAGAAACGAAGATTTCCAGCCCCTGAGGAACCTCTCAAATTTAATGGCTATCAACTTGGGCGTTAATTTTATTAAGCAAATTGATTTTACCGTTTTCCAGTCGTTCTCCAACCTGAAAATCATTTACTTGTCCGAAAACAGAATTTCACCCTTGGTCAGTGATACCAAGCAACAAAATGCAAATGGCCCCTCTTTCCAAAGGCATATCCTTAAGCCACGGTCAGCAGATACTGAGTTTGACCCACATTCGAATTTTTATCATGACACCAATCCTTTGATAAAGCCACAATGTTCCAATTACGGCAAAGCCTTAGATTTAAGCTTGAACAGTATTTTCTTTATTGGGATAAAGCAATTTGAAGGTTTTAGGAACATTTCCTGTTTAAATCTGTCTTCAAATGGCCTCGGTCAAGCGTTAAATGGAACTGAGTTTTCACTTTTGCGTGGTATCAAGTATTTGGACTTGACAAACAACAGACTAGACTTTGATGATGATGCTGCTTTCAGCGAATTGCCATTGTTAGAAGTTCTAGATCTGAGCTACAATGCGCACTACTTCCGAATAGCAGGGGTAACACACCGTCTAGGCTTTATTCAAAATTTAACTCAGCTGAAAGTTTTAAACTTGAGCTACAATAGTATTTTTACTTTAACAGAACCATACCTGAAAAGCATGTCCCTGGAAGAATTAGTTTTCAGTGGAAACCGCCTTGACCTTTTGTGGAATGCTCAAGATGTCAGGTACtggcaaatttttaaatatctcagCAATCTGACACGGCTTCATTTAGCCTCTAATAACCTTCAGCGTATCCCTGATGAAGCCTTCCTTAACTTGCCCCGGAGTCTCACCGAACTATATATAAATGATAATAGGTTAAATTTCTTTAACTGGTCCTTACTAcagcagtttcctcatctctgcttGCTTGACTTAAGTGGGAACGAGCTGTTCTTTGTAACTGACAGCCTATCGAAATTCACATCTTCTCTTGAGACACTGCTCCTGGGTCAAAACAGGATTTCCCACCTGCCGTCCGGCTTTCTTTCCGAAGCCAGCAGTCTGACACACCTCGATTTAAGTGCCAACCAGCTCAAGATGATCAACAAATCCACGTTTGAAACTAAGACCGCCACCAAGTTAGCCATTTTGGAACTAGGTAGAAACCCTTTTGACTGTACCTGTGACATCGGAGATTTTCGAGAATGGATGGATGGGAATCTGAACGTCACAATTCCCAGATTGACAGATGTCATCTGCGCCAGTCCTGGGGATCAACAAGGCAAGAGTATTGTGAGTCTAGAGCTCACAACTTGTGTTTCAGATACCGTTGCGgcaatattctgtttcttcacctTTTTTGTCACCATCTCAGTTATGCTGGCTGCCCTGGCTCATCATTGGTTTTACTGGGATGCTTGGTTTCTCTATCATGTGTGCTTAGCTAAGGTAAAAGGCTACAGGTCTCTTTCCACATCCCAGACTTTCTACGATGCTTACGTCTCTTATGACACCAAAGATGCCTCTGTCACGGACTGGGTGATCAATGAGCTGCGCTTCCACCTGGAAGAGAGTGAGGACAAAAATGTGCTCCTCTGTTTAGAGGAAAGGGATTGGGACCCGGGACTCGCCATCATCGACAACCTCATGCAGAGCATCAACCAAAGCAGGAAAACAATATTTGTTCTAACCAAAAAGTATGCCAAAAACTGGAACTTTAAAACAGCTTTCTACTTGGCCTTGCAGAGGCTAATCGATGAGAATATGGATGTGATTGTCTTTATTCTGCTGGAGCCAGTGTTGCAGCATTCGCAGTATTTGAGGCTGCGGCAGAGGATCTGCAAGAGCTCCATCCTCCAGTGGCCTGACAACCCCAAGGCGGAAGGCTTGTTTTGGCAGAGTCTGAAGAATGTCGTCTTAACTGCAAATGATTCACGGTATAACAATTTGTATGTCAATTCCATTAAGCAGTACTAACTGATGTTAAGTCCGGGTTCACCAACATACTAAGAATGCACAGCAGTGACCCTTCTGTCTTAGCTATCACTTggtgtgtaacaaattacccccaaacttaatggcttaaaatgatACAATTTGTTATGTCATAGTCTCTGGATCAGGAGTCCAGGCGTGGCTTATCGCTGGGTCCTCTGCTCCGGGCCTCTCAAAGGCTGTAATCGCCGTGTCAGCCAGGGCCACAGGCATCTGCTAGGGTTAGCATCCACTTCTGAGCTCACACTCATGTGGTGGTTTTCAGGGTTGAGTTCTTCCTGGGCTGTTGGCCCAAGGCTGCCCTCAGTTCCCGGCCATGTGGACCCCTTGCTGTGGCAGCTTGCTTCATCAAAGCCaacaagagagagagattgcTGACACCGTGGAAGTCGCCATCTTTGTAGTCTAATCAGGGAAGTGATAACCCATCACCTTGGCCATATTCTGCTTGTTAGAGTTAAAATCACCAGCCCTGCCAGCTCCATGGGAGTGATCACCTCAGTCCTGGAAAAGTGGTCCATGACCGAGATGGGCGGTTGTGATAGCCTCGCTCAGCCTGCCATCTTGGTCATAAATGGTGAATACCAGGAGAGGGGACCACTGTGGCCATCTTAGCAGTTGGCCTACTATACCTTCATTTCAATATCTCAGAACTTTTGCAACTATGATACTTCTGATGTTAAGTTGCTATTTAGATTTATCATATATCCATGGCTATGTGGTTATATTACACTGTGTTTGCAGTAGTCCTTCTTTTAcaattacttttataaatactGGCTATAATATTTCACTTCTAAGGTTTAGATGCCATTTAAAGGCTAAGATGGATGGTATTTAaagtgttttgcttttgttttttttttacttcttaaccattttttaaaagtgtgtagCTAAATTAGAAGCATTTGGAGTATCTGTCAATTGCTATTGCTGTCAATCATGAAATTAATGATTAAAATGCTTCGTTTCACATCATAAGCATATAATAAATACACAGTAGGGAAACAgatctataatataaaataagttacctaaatgtccattgacagatgaatggataaagaagatgtagtgcatatatacagtggaatactactcagccataaaaaaaagaacgaaataacaccatttgcagcaacatggacgcacctggagattatcatactacgtgaagtcagaaagagaaagacaaataccatatggtatcacttttatgtggaatctaaaatatgacacaaaggaacCTATCtacgaagcagaaacagactcatggacagagaacagacttggttgccaagggggaagtggatggactgggagtttggggttagtagatgcaaactattcccTATAGAATagatggacaacaaggtcctactgtacagcacagagaactatattcagtgtcctgggataaaccataatggaaaagaatactaaaaaagaatgtatatataactgtcactctgctgtacagcagaaattaacacattgcaaatcaactataatttaaaaaataaaagcccgggggattaaaaaataaaataaaataccatcaaCACTGGGTTTTTGCAGAATACTTAGGAAGAAAAAGCTTTGGTAGAAATCAAAGGGGGAACAGTTTTCATAACGTTTGTACATTAAGATAATTATTAACAGAGAAATTCTATCTTTAGTTCCTACTCAGAAGACGTAATGTCAGAATGCCTACCTGTCGGTACCCTTTATGCAGTTCTGCCACATGTAACAGTGTTGGCATTCCGTACCACCTCTGCTACCCCTTGGTTCCTCTGCATCTGTCCATAGCGTCTTCTATCCAGTGTAGTATGAATCTTGAAGAGGTACCTTATGAACTTGAACTGAAAATAACTGGAAATTATTCGAGCGTAAGAAAGTAAAGTCCCtttagaatgaaaagaagaaaaatctccagTGCACCATACTACCTTAAGTACAGTCTCTTAATTAATCTTGCAGCATGAGTTATCTTTAAATATGAGTTTCTAAGGAACTGAACGAAATGATGTGTCTTAGTGTAACATGGACAAAGTGGAAATCAGTCAAGGACGATTTTAGCTTTGTCACGTTGAACCCTGTGCTGTGCCCATGATGTTAATAGAAAGGTATTTATGCTTGCATTTGTTGAGGCATGAAGACAAATATCCAAAAGCAGGACCATTCATGGTGGGGTGCAGTTACAGCTCGTTCCTGTGGATGCCACATTAACTTGTTGTCTGGTAGAAGCTCATTCCTGTGTTCTCTGATTGttttggtaaaataaaaatgtacatgtttTCAGGGGTAGTGATTACAGGTCTATGTTAAGCTCACATACTTTGGCAGTGTCCTGTTGACAGAATGACAAGTTAATGAAAGTCACAAACAATTTTACCTTTTCCTTAGCAATCATCTTCATAAAGTGAAGATAGTGAAATCAGTGgttaataaaaacatttgttcTTGAAACTCATTCATTCCTCATTTAAGATACCATTATGGTAAAATCAGAACTGTaattttgttggttggttggttggttttgttatgttttgcgggagaaggaaggattattacttgcagcaagtaaggagagcACCGGGGATCTTTGCCGAAGCGGTGTCTCCCAGACCTCTAATTTGTTAAAGAGAaagcattgttttgttttctgttatttttaaatgaatatatgataACACCCATatacaagcttttaaaaattcaaattttacaaaGGGATGTATGATTAAATTTCAGTCTCCCTCCCAACACAACTTCGCTTCCTAGAGACAATCACTGTTAAAAGTTcttatgtagggcttccctggtggcgcagtggttgagagtccgcctgccgatgcaggggacatgggttcgtgccccggtccgggaagatcccacgtgccgcggagcggctgggcccgagagccatggccgctgagcctgcgcatccggagcctgtgctccgcaacgggagagggcacacagtgagaggcccgcgtaccgcgaaaaaaaaaaaaatagttcttatgTATCCTTTTGTATTATAAGTGTAAAGGCTCAGTTGCTGTAACCAAGAGATCCAACAATACTGAAGTTTATTTCTTTATCCCGTACGCTAtggcctgaatgtttgtgtcctcccaaaattcacatgttgaaacctaacccccaaggtgatggtgttaggaggttgGACCTTTGGGAggcgattaggtcatgagagcagATCCGTCATGAAtgtgattagtgcccttataaaagtgGCCCAAGAaccctcccttgccccttccaccatgtgacgGTACAGCAAAAAGATAGCTACCTAAGAAGCGTGCTCTCACCAGACGCTGAATCTGCCAGTGccgtgatcttggacttcccagcctccagaattttgagaaataaatgtttgttgtttataagccacccgaTCTCTGGTATTTTGTGATAGCACCCTGGACGGACTGAGACACCCATAACAGTTCCAATGAGAATAGTTTGGGGTGGCAGGGCAGCTCTGCTCTACATGGCCATTCAAGATCCCACGTTCCTTTCTCTTGTTGCTCTGCTGTCCCCCAGGGAATTGGCATCACCTCCATGGTCCAGGCAGGGTCACCGGTAAGGGTGGGTTCCCACTGTAGGCAGGGGGAAAAATAACAAGGAAGAATACTCAGACCAGTGTCTTAAGGCCTAGGCTCAACAGCGGCAAACATCTGCTCCCCTTCCATTAGTGAGGACCTATTTGATGCCACGTAACTGCAAGGTATgctgggaaatatatatatttcaaatataactATGGAAGCAAGGGAAGGGATTTGGGAGATAGCTAGCAGTCTCTGCCACAACTTCTAGAAGCTTTCAGTTTGCATATCTAAGCCTTTAATTGCTCTTTTACTATAAAGGAGCAGACTCTATACTACTCGTCTACATTTTgctcttttcacttaaaatttctcagtgtatattttcctttctaacgGCTGCATGGTACTGACTTATACGAATGTATCAGAAGGTATTTTCCCCATCCTTTATTGCtgaacatttagattgcttccaacCTTTTGGTAttacaaataattacaaataattcGAAAATACTTTCCTGCCACGTGGAGACTCCGTCTCAGAGGGCAGTCTCCATTCTTTTGATGCAGCTGGTTCCTACTCAGATATTTT is a genomic window of Phocoena sinus isolate mPhoSin1 chromosome X, mPhoSin1.pri, whole genome shotgun sequence containing:
- the TLR8 gene encoding toll-like receptor 8 — encoded protein: MTLHFLLLTCLFLLISDSCEFFAEANYSRSYPCDETKRNGSVIAECNNRQLHEVPQTVDKSVTELDLSGNFIRRITNESFQGLQNLTKIDLNHNIKLWPQNENPAVKNGMTITDGAFLNLKNLRELLLEDNQLQEMPAGLPKSLKELSLIQNRITVLTKKNTSGLRNLESLYLGWNCYFACNETFAIEDGTFENLTKLKVLSLSFNPLFHVPPRLPSSLTELYLSNTKIKNISQEDFKGLRNLKVLDLSGNCPRCFNAPFPCIPCKGGASIQIHPLAFQTLTQLRYLNLSSTSLRKVPATWFDNMRHLRVLHLEFNYLMDEIASGEFLAKLPSLEILDLSYNYELKKYPQYINISQKFSKLTSLQILHLRGYVFQELRNEDFQPLRNLSNLMAINLGVNFIKQIDFTVFQSFSNLKIIYLSENRISPLVSDTKQQNANGPSFQRHILKPRSADTEFDPHSNFYHDTNPLIKPQCSNYGKALDLSLNSIFFIGIKQFEGFRNISCLNLSSNGLGQALNGTEFSLLRGIKYLDLTNNRLDFDDDAAFSELPLLEVLDLSYNAHYFRIAGVTHRLGFIQNLTQLKVLNLSYNSIFTLTEPYLKSMSLEELVFSGNRLDLLWNAQDVRYWQIFKYLSNLTRLHLASNNLQRIPDEAFLNLPRSLTELYINDNRLNFFNWSLLQQFPHLCLLDLSGNELFFVTDSLSKFTSSLETLLLGQNRISHLPSGFLSEASSLTHLDLSANQLKMINKSTFETKTATKLAILELGRNPFDCTCDIGDFREWMDGNLNVTIPRLTDVICASPGDQQGKSIVSLELTTCVSDTVAAIFCFFTFFVTISVMLAALAHHWFYWDAWFLYHVCLAKVKGYRSLSTSQTFYDAYVSYDTKDASVTDWVINELRFHLEESEDKNVLLCLEERDWDPGLAIIDNLMQSINQSRKTIFVLTKKYAKNWNFKTAFYLALQRLIDENMDVIVFILLEPVLQHSQYLRLRQRICKSSILQWPDNPKAEGLFWQSLKNVVLTANDSRYNNLYVNSIKQY